A stretch of the Phormidium ambiguum IAM M-71 genome encodes the following:
- a CDS encoding HNH endonuclease: MPISDVAKQAVRERANYLCEYCHSPERLSANRFTIDHIIPKSLGGSDEINNLALACRRCNERRYNFVASVDPETQEIVPIFNPRQQKWEEHFIWLDNGVVILGITPIGRATCIRLDLNDTRYPENDSIRATRRFWIQTGLHPPATDRSQI, translated from the coding sequence ATGCCAATCAGTGATGTAGCCAAGCAAGCCGTTCGTGAACGAGCCAACTATTTGTGTGAATACTGTCATTCGCCAGAACGTTTGAGTGCTAATCGGTTCACGATCGATCATATTATCCCGAAATCTCTGGGCGGCTCCGACGAAATCAATAATCTTGCACTTGCCTGTCGTCGTTGTAATGAGAGACGATATAACTTTGTGGCTAGCGTCGATCCAGAAACCCAGGAAATTGTTCCTATTTTCAACCCTCGTCAGCAGAAGTGGGAGGAACATTTTATTTGGCTAGATAACGGAGTAGTGATTCTAGGGATTACACCGATCGGTCGAGCAACCTGCATCCGCCTTGATTTAAACGATACACGCTATCCAGAGAATGATTCTATCCGAGCAACCAGACGATTTTGGATTCAAACGGGGTTACATCCTCCAGCAACCGATCGATCCCAGATTTGA
- a CDS encoding alpha-amylase family glycosyl hydrolase gives MNYPTSIKEIDLSPIPGKRYWNCDREWREEFVYFLLVDRFHDDLNRTSVNTPSRSVGSGKQAQLKKFCGGKLKGVKNHLDYIQNLGCTAIWLSPIFENNDAPNPNSDKYHGYSIQNYLNIDPRFGTKEDLIDLVNAAHDKGIRVFLDVVVNHSGDNWYYPNNQDYYYYQDWQFPLGDWRQQDRPIPQELRNPDYYHRRGQVRNWDAYPECQRGDFLSLKDFNNDEDRAGRELQEILIKSHCYWIREADIDGFRMDAVKHMDELAISRFSSAVREYAYSLGKKWFFLFGELIAQDSIVDRYIGANTSRKVGDQTVYFGLSSVLDFPLYWTLPNVIKGLKKPSDLIDRYESLRNSALNRGELGRYRVTFVDNHDQIGSSPKRRFAAHAPDKQVIAGIGYLLCAIGMTCIYYGTEQGFSGEGYDDELIREAMFDLENPQVNYLNQQCNIYQEIAQIASIYRHTEPLRFGRMYFREISGNGRDFGLPQGHPCTLAFSRILGYEEILIAYNTSTTEHRADFVMVDSNLQKKGGEMKFLYGKEGTVPILSHPDPNNPSLFVKLELEPMQFVILRGL, from the coding sequence ATGAATTATCCAACTTCAATTAAAGAAATAGATTTAAGTCCGATTCCTGGGAAACGCTATTGGAATTGCGATCGGGAATGGCGGGAGGAGTTCGTTTACTTCCTACTTGTAGACCGCTTTCACGATGATTTAAACCGCACCTCTGTTAATACACCTTCTCGTTCTGTTGGTAGCGGAAAACAAGCTCAACTGAAAAAATTTTGTGGTGGCAAACTCAAAGGAGTTAAAAATCACTTAGATTACATTCAAAACTTAGGCTGCACCGCCATTTGGTTAAGTCCCATTTTTGAAAACAACGATGCTCCTAATCCAAACTCGGACAAATATCACGGATATTCAATTCAAAACTATCTAAATATAGACCCCCGCTTTGGTACTAAAGAGGATTTAATCGATTTAGTAAATGCAGCCCACGATAAAGGAATACGAGTTTTCCTCGATGTCGTTGTCAATCACTCAGGAGATAACTGGTATTACCCTAATAACCAAGACTATTATTATTACCAAGATTGGCAATTTCCTCTCGGAGATTGGCGACAACAAGACCGACCAATTCCCCAGGAACTAAGAAACCCAGATTATTATCATCGCCGGGGTCAAGTTCGTAATTGGGATGCTTATCCTGAATGTCAGCGTGGTGATTTTTTGTCTCTGAAAGACTTCAATAACGATGAAGATCGAGCAGGTAGAGAACTGCAAGAAATTCTGATCAAATCTCACTGCTACTGGATTCGAGAAGCAGACATCGACGGATTTAGGATGGATGCGGTAAAACACATGGATGAATTGGCAATATCTCGCTTTTCTTCAGCAGTGCGAGAGTATGCCTACAGCTTGGGCAAAAAGTGGTTTTTCCTGTTTGGTGAATTAATTGCTCAAGATTCCATAGTCGATCGTTATATTGGGGCAAATACTTCTAGGAAAGTAGGCGATCAAACGGTTTATTTTGGTCTTTCATCAGTCCTCGATTTTCCCCTTTACTGGACTTTACCCAATGTTATTAAAGGTTTGAAAAAGCCTAGTGATTTAATCGATCGATATGAATCACTCAGAAATTCAGCATTAAATCGAGGAGAACTGGGGCGATATCGAGTAACTTTTGTTGATAATCACGATCAGATTGGGTCAAGTCCTAAACGGCGATTTGCCGCTCATGCACCTGATAAACAAGTAATTGCAGGGATAGGTTATCTGCTTTGTGCGATAGGAATGACTTGTATTTACTACGGAACTGAGCAAGGTTTTTCTGGTGAAGGTTATGATGATGAATTAATTCGGGAAGCGATGTTTGATTTAGAAAATCCCCAGGTTAATTATCTAAATCAGCAATGCAATATTTACCAAGAAATTGCCCAAATTGCGAGTATTTATCGGCACACAGAACCTTTGCGGTTTGGTCGAATGTACTTTCGAGAAATTTCTGGTAATGGTCGTGATTTTGGCTTACCTCAAGGACACCCTTGTACCCTGGCATTTTCTCGAATTCTCGGTTACGAAGAGATTTTGATCGCCTACAATACATCGACTACCGAACATCGGGCAGATTTTGTCATGGTTGATAGTAACCTGCAAAAGAAGGGAGGTGAAATGAAATTTCTTTACGGTAAAGAAGGTACAGTTCCGATTTTAAGCCATCCCGATCCTAACAATCCTTCGTTATTTGTAAAACTCGAACTTGAGCCAATGCAGTTTGTAATTCTGCGTGGTTTGTAG
- a CDS encoding NB-ARC domain-containing protein translates to MIVHRRSRRRGVILTQQGLQKFQNAKSESEMNDNFDKRYTREALGFRTGLDPDTIAKVFACEVGVDKKTLKCCFQTFNLQLESDDYQFAKADFDEETDNREIETAKLIVQNCVDWGEAPDVSEFYGRTDELATLQQWIVNDSPSGDSCASRTRLVTLLGMGGMGKTYLSVKLAQQIQDNFEFVIWRSLFPTSPLNDLLTDLIAILSNGKETELPESCDRRISRLIDYLQRHRCLLILDGADKILQDCTPKITCRDCICQHHSIKGGYCDLFRRVGEATHQSCLILTSRVKSYKITSLEGETRPVRVFRLQGLQVTDIQQLFHTKGTFSGTKDDWNRLIEFYAGNPLVLNHIATTIQQLFNGNITEFLDEKITIFGTIFHSLNQEFEKFSDIAKATIQCMVRHRQPISFAKLRSQIQSSVSSPALLETLEFLQGRSWIEVKAGFFSVQPMLIEYVKSSVVEEKRGNFQAIAFLDKEHQRQVAS, encoded by the coding sequence ATGATAGTCCATCGACGCAGCCGTAGACGTGGTGTAATCCTTACGCAACAAGGGTTGCAGAAATTCCAAAATGCTAAATCCGAATCTGAAATGAATGATAATTTTGATAAACGTTATACTCGTGAAGCTTTAGGTTTTCGCACAGGTTTAGATCCAGACACAATAGCAAAGGTCTTTGCTTGTGAAGTGGGAGTTGATAAAAAAACCCTGAAGTGCTGTTTCCAAACTTTTAACCTGCAACTTGAATCCGATGATTATCAGTTTGCCAAGGCAGACTTCGATGAAGAGACAGATAATAGAGAAATTGAAACTGCAAAGTTAATAGTTCAAAATTGTGTAGATTGGGGAGAAGCTCCCGATGTCTCTGAGTTTTACGGACGCACAGATGAGTTAGCGACGCTTCAGCAATGGATTGTAAACGATTCGCCTAGCGGCGATAGCTGCGCTTCACGCACTCGCCTAGTTACCCTTTTAGGTATGGGAGGAATGGGGAAAACCTACCTATCCGTGAAGTTAGCCCAACAAATTCAGGATAACTTTGAGTTTGTGATTTGGCGATCGCTCTTCCCAACTTCCCCACTCAACGATCTCCTCACAGACTTAATCGCCATCCTATCCAATGGTAAAGAAACTGAACTACCAGAATCATGCGATCGCCGCATTTCACGACTGATTGATTATTTGCAACGCCACCGTTGTTTACTAATTTTGGATGGCGCTGACAAAATTCTCCAAGACTGTACCCCAAAAATCACCTGTCGAGACTGCATTTGTCAACATCATTCAATCAAGGGGGGATACTGTGATTTGTTTAGGAGAGTGGGAGAAGCGACTCATCAAAGTTGCTTAATCTTAACTAGCCGAGTCAAATCATACAAAATCACTTCGTTGGAAGGCGAGACACGACCTGTGCGGGTATTCCGTCTTCAGGGATTACAAGTTACAGACATCCAACAACTTTTCCACACTAAAGGAACCTTTAGCGGAACAAAAGACGACTGGAATCGATTAATCGAATTCTATGCCGGAAATCCCCTGGTTCTCAACCACATCGCCACTACAATTCAACAGTTATTTAATGGCAACATTACTGAATTTTTAGACGAAAAAATTACTATTTTTGGCACAATTTTCCATAGTTTAAATCAAGAATTTGAAAAGTTTTCGGATATAGCTAAAGCAACAATTCAATGTATGGTACGCCATCGGCAACCAATTTCTTTTGCCAAGTTACGCTCCCAGATCCAATCTTCTGTTTCCTCCCCAGCACTTTTGGAAACGTTGGAATTTTTGCAAGGGCGATCGTGGATTGAAGTTAAAGCAGGTTTCTTTTCTGTCCAACCAATGTTGATTGAATATGTTAAATCTTCTGTTGTGGAAGAGAAGAGGGGTAATTTTCAGGCGATCGCTTTTCTGGATAAAGAACATCAACGTCAAGTAGCAAGCTAG
- a CDS encoding alpha/beta hydrolase family protein, translating into MTVRAFFRSTKVKNATSPYDTIHLKIFYPALMSGSELEKTQGNIPADSQKAPFPIVIFFGGVNCGAENYQWLAVKLAETGIVVVTFVWVAENLPGMIALTPGIDTKVLAPNIYGTAPTASALPALLAELESLQTEGLLAGMLNLQQVILGGHSAGGRVALENANPEFFPQVVAAFAYAAHSAAPMMLGFPADTFLSLPSTLPMLLIGGTCDGVIANSRHIYGIKEESPTRSVMRTFREAITANRNDCYSIIIDGANHYSIVHPQDPTTDRAFLDFPTTQPEAEIRSLIAELIALFIDAHARQKPEALATLDKIKNQSNSLIAAFERK; encoded by the coding sequence ATGACTGTTCGTGCTTTTTTTCGCTCCACAAAAGTCAAAAATGCTACTTCACCTTATGACACAATTCATCTGAAAATATTCTATCCGGCGTTGATGTCAGGCAGTGAATTAGAAAAAACTCAAGGTAACATTCCAGCAGATTCACAAAAAGCACCTTTTCCAATAGTCATTTTTTTTGGAGGAGTCAATTGTGGTGCAGAAAATTACCAATGGTTAGCTGTTAAACTAGCAGAAACAGGAATAGTAGTTGTTACTTTTGTTTGGGTAGCAGAAAACTTACCGGGAATGATTGCTTTAACTCCGGGAATTGATACTAAAGTTTTAGCACCTAACATTTACGGTACTGCACCAACTGCCTCAGCTTTACCTGCTTTATTAGCTGAATTAGAAAGCTTACAAACCGAAGGGTTACTAGCAGGAATGTTAAACTTACAACAAGTGATTTTAGGCGGTCATTCTGCTGGTGGAAGAGTCGCTTTAGAAAATGCTAACCCGGAATTTTTTCCCCAGGTTGTTGCTGCTTTTGCTTATGCTGCCCATAGTGCTGCGCCCATGATGTTAGGTTTTCCCGCAGATACTTTTTTATCGTTACCTTCAACGTTACCAATGTTGTTAATTGGTGGTACTTGTGATGGTGTCATTGCTAATAGCAGACATATTTATGGTATTAAAGAAGAGAGTCCAACTAGGTCAGTAATGCGGACTTTTCGGGAGGCAATTACCGCCAATCGAAATGATTGCTATTCAATCATTATAGATGGAGCAAATCATTATTCGATCGTTCATCCCCAAGACCCAACTACTGATAGAGCATTTTTAGATTTTCCCACTACTCAACCAGAAGCAGAAATCCGTTCTTTAATCGCAGAATTAATTGCATTATTTATTGATGCCCATGCCCGCCAAAAACCAGAGGCATTGGCAACACTTGATAAAATAAAAAATCAGTCAAATTCTTTAATTGCGGCTTTTGAACGCAAGTAA
- a CDS encoding putative adhesin has product MVNQAVSAHGGRWSDQEQIQVPVGSTIVYYVRDGEELFNEDGYSILHDLELGNEPRDLEVERVQAGQLTYNYSCWFAQDFAEHCGIFHFGEDGNYDSIQNYTEAHPLTLQQLFQTYPNCIIYWVCCRTVTQRNTNLVAFPDAWPQRKESKKIKVPFLSDSSTFSITFDFESAEQKKILGYLQDNDYTLFGFKGATGTGQISAGVPVWFSVPFLNIFGDLSINYEPKYKLYAFYQAQIAAYTHIKMKVISEDEYALGSSVVFTQDGSFVTGTTSTPLDSIILTDARKDTSQPITVGLAGLVNLPSGLAYLPFCAFTLNPKGSITMRPVETICLFAAQAELSSGSVLGAATAPGCSFSFSAQTIEYKLMVQNNTYGITNVPNTKPVKLFPSNESLITLLNK; this is encoded by the coding sequence ATGGTTAATCAAGCTGTATCTGCACATGGTGGCAGATGGTCAGATCAAGAGCAAATACAAGTACCTGTTGGAAGTACAATTGTTTACTATGTTCGAGATGGAGAAGAACTTTTCAATGAAGACGGTTACAGTATATTACACGATCTCGAATTAGGAAATGAGCCAAGAGATCTTGAGGTTGAAAGAGTTCAAGCAGGCCAGCTTACCTATAATTATTCATGTTGGTTTGCTCAAGATTTCGCTGAGCATTGTGGAATATTTCACTTTGGTGAGGATGGAAATTATGACTCCATACAAAATTATACTGAAGCGCATCCACTTACCTTGCAACAATTGTTCCAAACGTATCCTAATTGCATAATTTATTGGGTCTGCTGCCGAACAGTGACTCAGCGAAATACTAATCTAGTTGCTTTTCCTGACGCTTGGCCTCAAAGGAAAGAGTCAAAGAAAATAAAGGTGCCGTTTTTATCGGATTCAAGTACTTTTTCAATAACTTTTGATTTTGAGTCTGCTGAGCAGAAAAAAATTCTAGGATACCTTCAAGATAACGACTACACACTCTTCGGCTTTAAGGGAGCAACAGGAACAGGGCAAATCTCAGCTGGAGTACCAGTTTGGTTTTCAGTACCATTTTTGAATATATTTGGCGACTTATCTATTAACTATGAGCCTAAGTATAAACTTTACGCTTTTTATCAAGCACAAATTGCAGCTTACACTCATATTAAGATGAAAGTGATATCTGAGGATGAATATGCGCTCGGTTCCTCAGTCGTGTTCACGCAAGACGGTTCATTCGTTACCGGAACGACATCGACACCGTTAGATAGCATAATTTTGACAGATGCACGGAAAGATACGTCGCAACCAATTACTGTTGGACTAGCAGGACTCGTTAACCTACCATCAGGTTTAGCCTACTTACCTTTTTGTGCTTTCACTTTAAATCCAAAAGGTTCCATTACCATGAGACCTGTTGAAACAATCTGTTTATTCGCAGCACAGGCAGAGCTTTCTTCAGGGAGTGTCTTAGGCGCTGCCACCGCACCAGGATGTTCCTTTTCCTTCTCTGCTCAAACAATTGAATATAAGCTGATGGTTCAAAACAATACTTATGGAATTACAAATGTACCAAACACAAAACCAGTTAAACTTTTTCCATCAAACGAGTCTTTAATTACACTTCTTAACAAATAG
- a CDS encoding choice-of-anchor E domain-containing protein produces MKAKFLNTVTKASITTASTFTSILLGTAIANAATITYTAAYQQTPEDIEFGAPTGYGFTDIVDSILSIQQFDSSLGTLNSVFIEFTGNMRGDAEFESRDARPQTITVDLSGLLTLVGPNNNPVFELKPQEIRQYDVTRFDGTVDFGGTSGRTITGISAEASTSETIADLSALTPFIGNGTVDFSFSANAESSVRGSGNILSGISTFAKADIKVIYDYTEVPKKVPESSMVLGLGLIAGFGLLSQRKNVFNRF; encoded by the coding sequence ATGAAAGCAAAATTCTTAAACACTGTAACTAAAGCTAGTATAACTACGGCTAGTACATTTACTAGTATTCTTCTCGGCACTGCAATTGCAAACGCAGCAACCATCACTTATACAGCGGCATACCAACAAACTCCTGAAGACATCGAATTCGGTGCGCCTACAGGTTACGGTTTCACAGATATAGTAGATTCAATTCTTAGTATCCAGCAGTTTGATTCATCTCTAGGTACGCTTAACAGTGTATTTATAGAATTCACTGGTAATATGCGTGGAGATGCAGAATTTGAAAGTAGAGATGCTAGACCTCAAACAATAACAGTAGATCTTTCCGGTTTACTAACATTAGTAGGGCCGAATAATAACCCTGTATTTGAGTTAAAACCCCAAGAAATTAGACAGTACGATGTTACCAGATTCGATGGCACAGTAGATTTCGGCGGTACTTCTGGTAGAACTATTACGGGAATTTCCGCTGAAGCTTCTACCAGCGAAACCATCGCAGATTTGTCGGCTTTAACACCATTTATTGGTAATGGAACTGTAGATTTTTCCTTTTCTGCTAATGCTGAATCATCTGTGAGAGGTTCAGGTAACATACTATCTGGAATTAGCACCTTTGCTAAAGCTGATATTAAAGTAATCTACGACTACACCGAAGTACCAAAGAAAGTACCTGAATCCTCGATGGTTTTGGGTTTAGGGTTAATCGCTGGTTTTGGTTTACTTTCCCAAAGAAAAAACGTTTTTAATCGGTTTTAA
- a CDS encoding bifunctional acetate--CoA ligase family protein/GNAT family N-acetyltransferase yields MQTYIKPTTDPAHDVLRYEHQPLDAIFAPKNVAVIGATEKLGSVGRTILWNLISSPFGGTVFPVNPKRPSVLGIKAYPSIGEVPGKVDLAVIVTPAVTVPGVISECVDAGVKGAIVISAGFKEIGAQGLELERQVLEQARRGRMRIIGPNCLGVMNPVSGLNATFASKMALPGNVGFISQSGALCTGILDWSFQENVGFSAFVSIGSMLDVDWGDLIYYLGDDPHTQSIVIYMESIGDARSFLSAAREVALSKPIIVIKVGQTEAAAKAAASHTGSLTGSDEVLNAAFRRSGVLRVNTIDDLFNMAEVLAKQPRPKGKRLTILTNAGGPGVLATDALITGGGELAELSGETVDKLKPILPASASTHNPIDILGDADPERYSKSLEIALKDPNSDGLLIVLTPQAMTDPTKTAEDVVEQLKTTPVKGKPILASWMGGQEVAAGEAILNRASIYTFPYPDTAAHVFNLMWRYSYNLRGIYETPILSENCGEKACDLILAKSIINSVKQAGRTILTEYESKQLLASYNIPTVPTEIATTEEEAVNLAQKIGYPVVLKLYSETITHKTDVGGVRLLLKDAETVRRAYRGIQTSVAEKVGAEHFLGVTVQPMLNLEGYEIIIGSSVDPQFGPVLLFGTGGQLVEVFKDRALALPPLNSTLARRMMEQTKIYTALKGVRGRPPVDLARLEQLLVQFSLLVVEQPWIKEIDINPLLASPDRLIALDARVVLHDPEISEDKLPKPAIRPYPTQYVAPWTMKDGTPVTIRPIRPEDEPLVVDFHKMVSEESVYLRYAHLVKLSQRTTHERLSRICFIDYDRQMALVAEYTNPETGQTQIIGIGRLSKLHGTDEAEFSMLIADPYQRKGLGTEFLHRLLQIARDEHLSRITADILTDNMAMQRISERLGFRAERILGEPMVKMILNL; encoded by the coding sequence ATGCAAACTTATATCAAACCAACTACCGACCCAGCACATGATGTGTTGCGATATGAGCATCAACCATTAGATGCTATTTTTGCCCCAAAAAATGTTGCAGTAATTGGAGCAACGGAAAAATTAGGCAGCGTCGGGCGGACAATTTTGTGGAATTTAATTAGTAGTCCGTTTGGTGGCACAGTTTTTCCTGTGAATCCAAAACGCCCTAGCGTATTAGGAATTAAAGCTTATCCCAGCATCGGAGAAGTTCCCGGAAAAGTAGATTTAGCGGTAATAGTTACGCCTGCGGTAACAGTACCAGGAGTAATTAGCGAATGTGTGGATGCGGGAGTTAAAGGTGCGATCGTCATTTCCGCAGGATTTAAAGAAATTGGCGCACAGGGATTAGAATTAGAACGGCAAGTCCTCGAACAAGCCCGTCGCGGCAGAATGCGAATTATTGGCCCAAACTGCCTGGGGGTAATGAATCCAGTTTCGGGATTAAACGCCACCTTTGCCAGTAAAATGGCTTTACCGGGAAATGTCGGCTTCATCAGTCAAAGTGGCGCACTTTGCACCGGAATTTTAGATTGGAGTTTCCAAGAAAACGTCGGTTTTAGTGCCTTCGTTTCCATTGGTTCCATGTTAGATGTAGATTGGGGCGACTTAATTTATTATTTAGGCGATGATCCCCACACTCAGAGCATTGTAATTTATATGGAGTCGATCGGAGATGCGCGATCGTTCCTTTCCGCAGCTAGAGAAGTTGCCTTAAGTAAACCAATTATAGTGATTAAAGTCGGACAAACTGAAGCCGCAGCCAAAGCCGCAGCCTCTCACACTGGTTCACTTACAGGTAGCGATGAAGTATTAAACGCCGCATTCCGTCGCAGTGGAGTATTACGAGTCAACACCATTGACGACTTGTTCAATATGGCAGAAGTTTTAGCCAAACAACCACGTCCTAAAGGCAAACGCTTAACCATTCTGACTAACGCTGGAGGGCCTGGAGTATTAGCAACAGATGCTTTAATTACAGGTGGAGGAGAACTAGCAGAACTTTCTGGCGAAACAGTTGATAAACTTAAACCGATTTTGCCCGCATCTGCAAGTACGCACAATCCAATTGATATTTTAGGAGATGCAGACCCAGAAAGGTATAGCAAATCCTTAGAAATCGCCCTGAAAGACCCGAACAGCGACGGATTGTTAATTGTTCTCACACCTCAAGCCATGACCGACCCAACGAAAACCGCTGAAGATGTGGTAGAACAACTGAAGACAACCCCAGTTAAAGGTAAACCAATTTTAGCTAGTTGGATGGGCGGACAAGAAGTTGCAGCCGGGGAAGCTATTCTCAACCGCGCCAGCATTTACACTTTTCCTTATCCCGACACGGCGGCTCATGTATTTAACTTGATGTGGCGCTACAGTTATAATTTGCGGGGTATATATGAGACTCCAATATTATCAGAGAATTGTGGGGAAAAGGCTTGCGATCTCATCCTAGCAAAATCAATCATCAACTCAGTCAAACAAGCTGGTCGCACCATCCTCACCGAATACGAATCTAAACAACTACTCGCCAGCTACAACATTCCCACAGTTCCCACAGAAATAGCCACCACTGAAGAAGAAGCCGTCAACCTCGCCCAGAAAATCGGTTATCCAGTAGTTCTCAAACTCTACTCCGAAACCATTACCCACAAAACAGACGTGGGAGGAGTCAGGTTACTACTAAAAGATGCCGAAACAGTCAGACGCGCCTATCGTGGTATTCAAACATCAGTAGCCGAAAAAGTCGGTGCAGAACACTTTTTAGGCGTAACTGTGCAACCAATGCTCAACCTCGAAGGTTACGAAATTATCATTGGTAGTAGCGTAGACCCACAATTTGGCCCTGTGCTACTGTTCGGTACAGGCGGACAACTAGTAGAAGTTTTCAAAGACCGCGCTTTAGCATTACCGCCTTTGAATTCTACTTTGGCAAGGCGGATGATGGAACAAACCAAAATCTACACCGCCCTGAAAGGAGTTCGCGGTCGTCCACCAGTTGACTTAGCTAGATTGGAACAGTTATTAGTACAATTCAGCTTGTTAGTAGTCGAACAACCTTGGATTAAGGAAATTGACATTAATCCGTTACTCGCATCGCCAGACAGGTTAATCGCTCTTGACGCTCGCGTAGTTCTGCACGATCCTGAAATTAGCGAAGATAAACTGCCAAAACCAGCTATTCGACCTTATCCCACCCAATACGTTGCACCTTGGACGATGAAAGATGGGACACCAGTTACTATCCGTCCTATTCGTCCTGAAGATGAACCTTTGGTAGTTGATTTTCATAAAATGGTTTCGGAAGAATCAGTTTATCTGCGTTATGCACATTTGGTAAAACTGAGTCAGCGAACAACACACGAAAGATTATCGCGGATTTGTTTTATTGATTACGATCGCCAAATGGCATTAGTAGCAGAATATACTAACCCCGAAACTGGACAAACCCAAATCATCGGCATCGGCAGATTAAGCAAATTACATGGTACTGATGAAGCAGAATTTTCCATGTTAATTGCCGACCCATACCAACGTAAAGGATTAGGTACAGAATTTCTGCACCGACTATTACAAATAGCCCGTGATGAACACTTAAGCCGAATTACCGCCGATATTCTCACTGATAATATGGCAATGCAACGCATCAGTGAGAGATTAGGTTTCCGGGCAGAACGCATTTTAGGTGAACCAATGGTAAAAATGATTCTTAATTTGTAA
- a CDS encoding papain fold toxin domain-containing protein → MASGFGIFDCIPCARAIKEFLVERGVQGKHIKLDTGSQDPLYGRIYDDSVGELISTTGHHEAVVVEIEGEEIVVDNIHPEGILRSVWMQNLYSPILEVGRKFQITEQMF, encoded by the coding sequence ATCGCCAGTGGCTTTGGAATTTTTGATTGTATTCCCTGTGCTAGAGCTATCAAAGAATTTTTGGTAGAACGGGGAGTTCAGGGAAAGCATATCAAGCTGGATACTGGTTCACAAGATCCGCTCTACGGACGTATTTATGATGATAGTGTAGGTGAACTGATTTCCACCACTGGACACCATGAAGCAGTTGTAGTTGAAATTGAGGGAGAGGAAATTGTGGTTGACAACATTCACCCTGAAGGAATTCTTCGCTCGGTTTGGATGCAAAATCTTTATTCGCCTATTCTGGAAGTTGGGAGAAAATTTCAGATAACAGAACAGATGTTTTAG